ACCAGCGCGCAATCGGCACCGACCCACTCACATCGACCATCGTCAGCAACCGCAGGCTCACCTACTCATGCCCGGATGGTGGGATCAACACGCCGATCACCATTACCTACAAAGGCTCCCGAACAGGCTTCGACGCGCGCCTGCTGATGATGAGTAATCCGGATGTGGGTACGGCCATGGTGCGCGCGGGAACCGCGGTGCCGGTAAACGGTTCATTCCTCACCCGCATCACCAACAGCGTGGGCGGCGACGATGTGACGTTTTCGCTGGTGCGGCGCAATGGCTCCTTACCGGCCGCAGGTGCCATAAGCGGCAGTGGCGTGCTGGTGATGGGCGTGCCCTGATTCACGCGCAAGGCTAAGGCTGAAGGCGGCCCTCGGGTGAAAGAACTAAGAGAGATCAACATGCAACGACTTTATAGAACCGCAGCGCTTCTCGCGCTGACGGGAGTTGCAACGACCGCGCAAGCCGTCGATTGCCGTGTTAATGGTGGGGCTTGGCAAACGGGCAATCCCAATTTGCAGGTTCCGGTTACGGTTGTTCTGGCCGCAGATCGTACGAGGATCACGTTGGAAGGCGCGCGGCTTGAATGCAGGTTTTCCCCAGGGGGGCAGAGCCCGTCCTGGTGGGCGGACTACTGGGCCACCGGCAATGCGTCAGGGAGCGCCTGGACCCCGGGCCCGAAGTTCAGCGGCGAACGGACTGGCCTGCGTATCAACGGTGGTTTTTTCAATACGCCTGTCCAAAATGGAGTGCGTGCAGCGACGATGCCGGACGACCTGAGAAGCTACCCGATCGATATCACCCCCTATATTTTGATGCGTAACTATCCGTCCAATCCGTTCGATGTTCGCATCGGCGACAACCTGGGTCTGTTGCGCCTTACCAGTTCGAACAACTACGACGGCAGCCGACCGCAGCTCAGCGTCACCTACATCGCCGCTAATAACTTTACCGTCTCCCCCTCTACCTGCACGATCAACAATAACAACCCGATCGAGATCAACTTCGGCACTGTGAATCAGCGCGCAATCGGCACCGACCCGCTCACATCCTCCATCGTCAGCAACCGTAGGCTCACCTACTCGTGCCCGGACGGCGG
The window above is part of the Pseudomonas sp. KBS0710 genome. Proteins encoded here:
- a CDS encoding fimbrial protein gives rise to the protein MQRLYRTAALLALTGVATTAQAVDCRVNGGAWQTGNPNLQVPVTVVLAADRTRITLEGARLECRFSPGGQSPSWWADYWATGNASGSAWTPGPKFSGERTGLRINGGFFNTPVQNGVRAATMPDDLRSYPIDITPYILMRNYPSNPFDVRIGDNLGLLRLTSSNNYDGSRPQLSVTYIAANNFTVSPSTCTINNNNPIEINFGTVNQRAIGTDPLTSSIVSNRRLTYSCPDGGINTPITITYKGTRSGFDSRLLMMSNPDVGTAMVHLGTAVPVNGSFLTRITNSMGGDDVTFSLVRRNGPFPAAGAISGSGVLVMGVP